The Pieris brassicae chromosome 7, ilPieBrab1.1, whole genome shotgun sequence genome includes the window attagttaattgGAATTAACAAGTTAAGTTTGATGATTTAGAGGTATGTTAATACGCAGGcagtaaaaagtgtttttatacaacaaaatGCTGtcactgaaatattaaatttgttatttacatttaaccattttttatatactagctgcccccgcgaacctTATTCCGCCTCAACAGTATTGTTTTGCTTAGCGTACCTTTGTAATAGCTACATAACTACCAACAGATACTGTTTGCATTTCCAAAGTGGGtactaattaaaactattttttatatatattttataaaccatATACTCGAATTTAGAAcatgttttcatttatatagatttgaTGACCTTTTCAGTAAATTCCTATCGAActgtttattatcaatataacaGTATTGCAATACCTTTCTAAACTAAATTacctgtaataattaaatcgtCTACATTTATCTATTggttaaaaatagaaatagtcGATTGAGTTGTCACTTAGTCCAGTATTGATAAGTGGAGatgttttaaatgaatatttatgcTTCTTAATTGCGAATCTATGATACGGTTGCATAAAAAACATCCTACGTAACGGTTGATACAGAGGAGCTCCATAGTTGGTGATGCTGAGTATTATTCCAAATATTGCACTGTATTTGGATTTTTGatcatttaaaagaaatgtaaGGATTGTTTCAGACAATTGAAACATACATTGAAAACGgttgttacaaaataaataattattacattccgataaataataatcaaaaattgtCTCGGATTCGTTCCTTTATAAATGGACGatcaacatatatttttaattcgtcgtagtttaattaaacaaaacaaaatcttcAGCTTAAAATTAACGTAATACGACGAAACGTACACAAGGTTATGGGTCtatcttgtaaataaatgacatAAAGCCACAGACAATGTAGACTGTTCGCGACAGGTCGGTCGTAAAAGCGTTTCTAACTGGTAATAATACTGTGCAAACACATGCTAACGGTACAAAGAATAGTAAAAAGTTTACTGGACAAATACGAATGGGTTTATTTAACGGCAAGTGATACTAGTTTTCGCACGGCTTTACTTGTTGTAAAAAATACTTGCGTCGTATATGCAACTAGGTTATTAAGtgaatttatatgaaaagacTTTGCCTAACTACAAACGATACAACTATGGCTAACATTATGTACCATAGTAAACACAACCTTATAAaagccttagatttctgtatctttttcgttatcatttgtttttatctaaaaggcaagtaggtcgGTCGCCttcgccgtcgactttttcagtctaaggcatgccggtttcctcacccTGCCGCTTCCGCATGTGTCAAATGCAGATGAAGTCCATAGTCGGGGTTCCAACTTACGACCTCTGgaataggccaacactgtttgTACCACGATAATATCTGTTAATTTTCTTCTAATGATGAAGCGTATTATCTATACCCCATTCTAAGGAGCTAGGAATCTCCGTCGTAGTTTGAGTCTCATATAAAGCCTTATGAGTTTGCAAAACTGCATTTATTGAGTAACATCCTctttaaaactgtattaagTATATGAGTTACTTGCTACTATAGCGATTCGCATTCGAAGGTTTTTCTCTCTTGCGCGTATTTGCAATCAGCTCTTAGGCTAGTGAATCTGTGCTGTGGTGATGTCATGTGGCCAGTTCCCATTGGAAGCATCTACTCATCTACTGCCTAGAGCAGTAGCTATTTAGTAGAATATGGTGACGTTTTGGTTGTCTCACATACTCGTCTATTAAAATTCATTCGGGTgacagatttttgtatttagcGGCTAGGCTATTTCCTCTTTGATTGTTCTCATTTTAAGGTGTTCGTAAACTTCGTCGTTGGTTGTATACCATGGTACTTTTGCAATTGCTCTTAGGATCTTGTTCTGTTGTCGCTGGAGTATTGATGTTGGTATCACTTGCGCTGCCACATAGATGGCCTTTTGGATGACTTTATATATAAGGAGAATGTTGTCTAGAGAAAGTCTCGAGTTTATTCCTACCATCTAGTATAGGATGTTGTTcttaacaaactaaaaaaactcaTAATTATGTTTGGATGAgcttttttacaataattttataatatttcttttttcgcttttgcaaatttattttaatgatatgtagttaattttatttttaagtattagtATTGttcaaattgaattgaatttcgATGCTTCGGTAGTAGGAGAAATTGTGTCCAATTTGTGTTACAcagttacattttttttttgtaataaatacaaaaataaacatctaCATACTCCTACCTTTTCCTGAAGGGGTTGGCAGAGATCTCTTCCTACGCTCTCACTTCATccacttatatatattattgctgtaatatttttttttaattcatatcgTCTTGCTAATCTCGTTCGAGTAGATAATCAGTAATTAGGCCAagagaaatgtatataactaATGAAAGAATGCCATTGAGTTCGTTACTGGTTgataattaatcttaatttactTCCAAGTTTCTCACGCTCGTTTCAAATCAATCACGATTATTTAATTGAGCATTGAAAAGTCTTGTAACCCCATGGCATGGGCCAGAGACATTTATGTTTCTATTAGTTCGATCATTTTTCTTGAACGGCCTTTGAGGTGACTTTGAACTTTAACGGAGCATAGCCTGTACATGATTTCTGAACTCATATAGTGTGGAAaagtaatgaaattatttaactacCACGCTCAATTTGTTCTTTATGTATATGCAAAAATATCTTCGGCATTTAttggtaaaaaaatttaaaccccttataaatattaatttaaattgtttttttttatctcatAAATTACTAACGttttaacaacaattttatttaaaaaatctaaattgaaCTTACTTAACTACCTTTATCGGCAAGCCTTTTACTCATTTCCCTTAATAGTGTAAccattaaataacaaatgccTAAAGCATagtttgtattgtttaatGCGTTATTTGTTCGCACAAAGTACTTAGTGATCTTCACTAGAATGTGGTTTGCACATCTAATCATTTTCACTTAAGTTCAGCGGTTTAACGCGTTATTATGTActggttataaaataaacatgcgTTAAACTGAGCTGTGCTTAAGAGATTCCCATTGAATTAggcaatataattttatgtaaatttgatGAGAAATAAATACGCAATACACAATGGATTATtagtttcttaattaaatcatttctaacatttatataactaaaatgtCTCTCCTTGGCTACGATTTCCGTATAGTAgtcaaaacttaaataaataatgtattaaatccGCTTACATACGTAAAActcatttttaaacaaatggtCGTTGCTTAATTTAGTTctgtgtaaattaattatatctataGATAAGTTTATGtgcataaattttaaatctgtagatgaattatttaaaaaaacttttcgtGGTCTTTCAAATGATACTTATCtgcattaaattattacaggtGAATTCGATATGCGAGTCAAATCTTGCGCCGCTTCTGATGGCTCCGGGCATATTATACAGCTGTCAGATGAATACGGCTGTGTGCTGCGACCTAAAATGATATCcaggtaattttaatatactatttgTTAAACGTAATTTCTATCTAATGAATATTTACAACGTTAAGTTCTCTAGTTAAGAATGCCGAGAAGAATTATCAAGAAATTTAACggcgttttatattttagataatttattatataattcaagCTAAGTTAAGATAAGCTAAAGTGCTGTAttaaagacaaataattttctaattaaaaaagttttatcgtCGTGTGTCTTCTCTAGTGTCTTCCATCACGTTCATAACTAGCTAACCGCCATTCGGTAATCTCCCATATTTTTAGTGGTCCTTCCGTACTAATATAAGAATATTCCTATTATAGATTGGTATCCTAGAAACGTTTGTAGATTatcatatacaataataattaaatattaattaatgtcatATTTCAAAATTCCTCCTTCTTTCAGGTTCCTCAAAGCCAAAGCAGTTGATGAACGGGCAACAGTGATCACATATGCCTTCTTCCATGCATTCAAGTTTCCCGATGCACTAAGTGTCCATATACGGTGTAAAGTTGAGATCTGTCGACACGGCTGCTTAGACCACTGTCAGCTGGCGGGCTTAGCACCGGGACCTCATGATGCATTGGATAGAAAAGATGAGAGGTCACAACAGGAACGCAATGACATTGGGTAAGATTCAcgttaacttttttttaattaaaaattatcaccTAGTTGTGAATGTATGACACATTTATAAGACCATCTGAAATTTGGGATTCATAGTATCAGATCCGATCTGTTTGGTCtgctttgaaaattttgtattcagTTTTGACACACATATATGCAGGTGATATGAAATTCCCCGTGTCGTCTagtaaaagataataatttaaaagattttttataaagcatGCGTTCGTCTAAATTATAAGATGCATTAGGAATAATGATATTtacaacacaaaaatatacagtagttacaatattctttactaacaataataataatttaaaatcattgatAATCCAAAGAGATAAAAAATGTTCTTTATCAAACATCACATAAGAAAAtgcaaaaatgatttttatgggtttggtaaattataaaactaattgaATTCTGCGGTTTTTAAACCcacataattttagttaactGTTCTTGATGACAGTTAATCACAAAGTAAATCTTATTATCgttaatactaaatttatgttatttccaGTGACATATTATCGGAAGACACAGATTTGAGTCTCGCGGAAGACCACCAACGTCTCCCGTTGGAGGAGGCGTTCGGTGACGAAGTGTCAGGTGACGCTGTTCCTGCGCCTGCGCCGTTGCCACAGCGTGCCCCTGCGTCCTTACCACAGCGTGCTCCCGCCCCCGTCATTGAAGAAGATACCGACCATCGGTCTGCTGTTGAGGAGCTGGTTGAGGCGCTCGCTAGGCCCTTCACTGTAAGTACTTATATAGCTAGGCAAGAGAtagcttaatttttatatctgaGTTACGGGTTATTTTTCTGAAAATTTcagcaatttatatttaaaaaatctttaagcTGATTAGGCATTGTTTCTTGTACATTCAAACTAAACGTAAAAAAACAAGTCATcgttttttaaaaacacaatgTTAATTGTCAGTTAAGCCGCTGTTGCTTACctttataaatgttacaaactTAAACAACTTTGTCAACTtacaataaactataaattataaaactaatccCGTCTATTTTCAATATGTACAATTGTTaacaataaacagtttaaattttttatgtaatggtTACTCGATATCCTAATTTCTTTCACTATCCTTCACGGGTAAACGCCTCCAGTTTTTTTTCTCTAtccatggctttctttctccattcccTTCCGGCTCTTAAtctgaattataaataaagccaCTTACATAACAAATGGGTTttaagttttgttattatcgtCTACGTTGGTTATTGTAGTTTCCGTTTCTTTATGTGCTGCAGTTTGGACGGCTTTTGGGTTAGGGTCTTCTCCTGAACATTCAATTTGAATCTGTTCTTAGCCTTCTCCATCCATTTCTCCCCAGAAACCTGAGTCAGCTCATCGCTTTTGTGGTCTTTCCACGTTTCTTTTTCCTTGAGGTCCAGCGGGTGCCTTCGGCGGTCCATCGTTTATCTGTAAAGCTTGAAATATGGCCTGCCCATTTGAACACAAAACATACCAActataataagttattaattacCAACAAAGTTTCATTTCCCTTGATATcgcattaattttatatttttaatattacaggACCGTCCCTCCGACTTAACCGAACGTGAACGTTTCCCCCATGGCCCAAGAAACTTCGGCGATATTAAAAACGAAGCCGTAGTTCCAGCACAAAAGCCAGGTCCAGCTGTTGCTGGCCCCAGGTCTTTGAGGAAACGCAGAACAGTCCGTGACGCACGGTCAGCTGACGTTGGTGTCTCTGGGCTTTATGATGTTGTCTCTGAAGCTGACCTGCAATTTGGTCCTACGAGAGAACCCGTTACAGTCTTCAGTGGCAGGATAAGAGAGGAGGTAAGATTctctcaaatattatttatttagaggTAGGACcgctaataaaaaatcaataattaaaaaacttgtcttatttttttttctttttattattgcttaatctttatatatgtaattatccTGTACGTGTGTATGCCACTGcactcctcttaaacggctggactgatttgatttttttttgtacgaGTTTGGGTGGCACCCTGGTTGGTTTAGGTTCACAATTCAGCCCGGTAGATGTCGCTGCAGTTGGTAACCATGTATTTAtctatacattaaataaacagctggtatatataaatgttctaTGCACGTGTTCATCAATTAACTCCTATATATGTATTGCATTCCATACAATGCGAATGATTCATTTTgtcataattaattactaaaagcCAGTCCGCGGGTACTACTTAATGGCGGAATTATTAAGAGCTTTTTCCAAGAAAGTTACGGACAATACATCTATTTAGATTAGATTGTTACAATATcatatagtaaatttaattgatttatataagTTCGCAAACgcattaaatctataaaaaaatatatatatttgtctttttcagGTGGTTTATGGAATATGTATGGGTGCAGTTAGTTTCGGAGCCCTCTTCGCTTCAGCGGCAGGCGCAGCCGCTGGTGCTGCACTGGCTGCTGCGGTCCTCTTGCATAAGTTGCGCGCACGCATGGCTGCTCAGACGCCGATGTCTACAGCTCCGGCATCGCACTCCCTCGCTGCCTGGATGGCTTTACGTTTACTAGGAACACCGCACTCACGGGAAGGATGATCATTAGTTAGtgtataatgaaattaattatcccaaaaatattgtaaaatttgtatttctgACAAGTGACAGTTGATATTCTCTTTGAATTTTTGAGGTCTTTCAGGCATTAGCGTATCATTggtcttatttataattaatgaattttgtcAGTAATTGCGCAATCGCAATTTCGTTAAAACGTCTACACACGGCCCTAAAATCAGAGGCGCTGGAGGAGTTCACTGTGTTTTTTGTACACTCACgatgaaaacttaaaaactGCATCAAAATAACCGTAATATATTGGAAATCATATATACctaataaatatcataaacttACATTTGTATCACATTTGTATAACATTTGTAAAAATGAGTTCATAAGTTTTTGTTGTGATACGTCggaacataaaattttagacATTGATCACTTTAAGACCTCTCTCTTACTTGACCAAAACTATCGCGTTCAAAAAACGCTACAGAAAAAACTTTTtcgattgattttattttaccagcgccaattaatattcataaattgcAATATAAAAGCGTAAATTTCAAAGATTTCAACATTTATATGCAATGGTTTTCGTTTATTCGTCACACTAATCAATATGAAGGATGGAACGGCTATTTAGTAACTTTAAAGCAGTGtttctacataatataaaaaaatgttttattaacgcTTTATACTTGCAGTTCCTACATCCTTCCTATATATTCcgtgttaattaaattaatgattttgttAGAGAAAGTATACCGAACTACGTATCTGTAGTTCAGGTGACTAGACAAAGACACTTCGCGCCCAGCGTGGCTCGATACCAAAAATGTATCGAAGTGGTCACGTGACCACGTAAAAGTGATTTTCAATCGCATACCACAAATTTATTGCTCATTTTGTTATTGAAATTTGTTCTGCAGTTAGTTGTTTTCACTAAAACGGacttttctatataattagaTAGTTTACTAAAGAAGAATCGTTTACTGATGAGCGttgctatttttaaattattacatattttgcgaAATATTTGCCTTAAATGACCAACTTTCAACCTATTAAGATATTTAGAAGAATATATATGGAAAATGATGGTTCTATTATGAAAAGTATGGTGCTAACTTGGACATGGTCCTGTTGAATTTATTCGCACGGCataggtttattttaaaaacgttaataaataaatatttattatattaaacatcgtattcgtttttaaaatattcctgtaaattgttattttcagTGATGTATCTACGATTCATggataaattattgaaaatgcttttttataagtttgtaCAGTTTATAATcggtatattttaaacttttagcGGTAAGGATGTTGAGTCATGCCATTAGTATAAGATTTTCTTTATGctcaataaatataacgatactttcaaagtatttttaagattATGAGGTTAAAACATAACGTATATAATGAAACCCTCAAAGCTCCGTTAACATTGATTAAGAATGCCGGACACATGACGTGGCAGACTAGAAggcaaattaatttttgtatgtacgTAACATTGTCCTATTGACGCCCATACGCGAGCGGTATCCTACTTTGAATTTCTCAAAGTATTAACTATATAGTGATCGAACCGTTTccgtcaaattaaaaaaaatacgtacgCGTTAAGCGCACAGATATTCGAGAACTACATTTCATTCGTTTAGAACAGTAGTAATTTTATCTGTGTAGTGTATAGCTGTCAGCCGAACGTAATAGGACGAGTCTTTTGTTCGGTGAGACCAGCTATTTCCGATTGTGGAGGTCCATGTTTGGACTTCTAAATGTAAACATGCCTGGCGCAAGTGTCTGGCACGATCAGTGTTTGGCGATATATACCTTAGACATGTTATTTAACGTGTCAAAAAGGTTCTGATATGAAACGATAAAACACAAATACTTTGAATGgttatttgaaattgaaaCTTGTCTACACCCCCGCATTAAATATCTAATACACCACACAATCGGTTCGTAGACATTACGATTGGTTATATAGAAATCGCGTTCAGTCAAACGCACAATATGACcatcatataaattatttatatataataattatatttaatgtatgacttagaaaaacttttgtaaaattaaaacattttcttatttttagtttaattaagaCAATTGTTGAAACACCaatgaatacaataatattaatttaataattagttatacGATTGCATTTATTCTGCATTTATTCTTGTCCTATCTTGCTCAATATTATCTATAGATTTACtcttattaaaaagtaaattagttttatttcactttaaaGCACTATTGTGTTAAATTGGTAAAATAGTGTAAtaagactgatttagtttttgtgaataaagGTTAATTAGGGTTTTATAAGGGTGTCTTTCCAACGAATACTTTGGCTTTTTAAAGCTAATTTTATATCAACTCGTATTCGAGTATTTGTTTAACGTAACAAATTGCTttacatatattgttttaaatagttCCCACTCATAGTATTTTGATATTAGTCTATTAACACTGTTatcaatttgaaattattgttagtgtgtattatatttttccattttggatttaattaatttttcttatgaAACACTCTGTATGTattaataagatataaataatgaaacgtgcaattttattttattgattgggATTTTGTCTGT containing:
- the LOC123712479 gene encoding uncharacterized protein LOC123712479: MFVWKANTTRRKCGSWSRMVTKVGTQISRTTSLCLVLALISTKARAGELWPTERPDGMPVIQSLEVMCGKDHMDVHLTFSHPFEGIVSSKGQHGDPRCVYVPPSTGQTYFSFRIAYAKCGTKPDLHGQFYENTVVVQYDKDLLEVWDEAKRLRCEWFNDYEKTASKPPMVIADLDVVQLDFRGDNVDCWMEIQAGKGPWAAPVSGIVPLGSTLTLVVAINDYRGEFDMRVKSCAASDGSGHIIQLSDEYGCVLRPKMISRFLKAKAVDERATVITYAFFHAFKFPDALSVHIRCKVEICRHGCLDHCQLAGLAPGPHDALDRKDERSQQERNDIGDILSEDTDLSLAEDHQRLPLEEAFGDEVSGDAVPAPAPLPQRAPASLPQRAPAPVIEEDTDHRSAVEELVEALARPFTDRPSDLTERERFPHGPRNFGDIKNEAVVPAQKPGPAVAGPRSLRKRRTVRDARSADVGVSGLYDVVSEADLQFGPTREPVTVFSGRIREEVVYGICMGAVSFGALFASAAGAAAGAALAAAVLLHKLRARMAAQTPMSTAPASHSLAAWMALRLLGTPHSREG